A section of the Humulus lupulus chromosome 2, drHumLupu1.1, whole genome shotgun sequence genome encodes:
- the LOC133817179 gene encoding uncharacterized protein LOC133817179 → MMNIRLNPKFPMSTSLFKPKTLPSKLKSTLNEDNPTDQSTSSSAGKIKRLVLSQEERTKLNPYSDRDFYAYPRFVTHVDDGFISTLTDLYRERLRPEFEILDLMSSWVSHLPKEIKYKKVVGHGLNAEELSKNPQLDYFFVKDLNEDQKFEMEDGSFDAVLCTVSVQYLQQPEKVFAEVFRVLKPGGVFIVSFSNRMFYEKAVSAWRDGIEYSRVQLVKQYFQSVEGFTEPEVIKKTPAAAEAAQGDTLPFGWSLGFLGVAPSSDPFYAVLAYRNFKPVYE, encoded by the exons ATGATGAACATTCGTTTAAACCCAAAGTTTCCCATGTCCACTTCTCTGTTCAAACCCAAAACCCTTCCATCAAAACTCAAGAGCACGTTAAATGAAGACAACCCAACTGATCAATCAACTTCTTCTTCAGCAGGTAAAATCAAGCGCTTGGTTCTCTctcaagaagaaagaaccaaactTAATCCTTATTCAGACAGAGATTTCTACGCCTACCCGCGGTTTGTGACCCACGTGGATGATGGGTTTATCTCCACATTGACTGACCTCTACCGAGAACGGCTGAGACCTGAGTTTGAGATTCTTGATCTCATGAGCTCTTGGGTTAGCCATTTACCGAAGGAGATTAAGTACAAGAAAGTTGTGGGTCACGGGCTCAATGCGGAAGAGCTTTCTAAGAATCCCCAGCTTGACTATTTTTTTGTCAAGGATTTGAATGAGGATCAGAAGTTTGAAATGGAGGATGGCAGCTTTGATGCGGTGTTGTGCACTGTAAGTGTTCAGTACCTGCAGCAGCCTGAGAAG GTGTTTGCAGAGGTGTTTCGAGTGCTAAAGCCAGGAGGGGTTTTCATTGTGAGCTTCAGCAATCGAATGTTCTACGAGAAAGCCGTAAGTGCATGGAGAGATGGGATAGAGTACAGTCGGGTACAACTGGTTAAGCAGTACTTCCAATCTGTGGAAGGATTTACTGAGCCTGAGGTCATTAAGAAAACACCGGCTGCTGCTGAAGCTGCTCAAGGAGATACATTGCCATTCGGCTGGTCTCTGGGGTTTCTGGGTGTGGCCCCGTCTTCCGACCCCTTTTATGCAGTGCTTGCTTATAGGAACTTCAAGCCTGTCTATGAATGA
- the LOC133813886 gene encoding uncharacterized protein LOC133813886, whose product MAIISDRHKSIENAIDHVYPKAFHGACIFHLLNNIKVNFGVHGEDLNLNFVKAAKAYRVQSFEHYMHEIDKIDTRIRPYLQKIGYSTWSRCHAPTRRYTMMTSNIAESINAALKAARTLPITTMMEGLRSLVQKWVWKNGNETNGTFTQVTTDTETVLREKFIRAIKFQVFPVNTILYQVVVEQKGNFLVNLMEKTCECKRFQQDEIPCAHAIAVFAKTRLKTYDYVADYYKTTTMKATYDSTVHPLPNEGEWTLPETLNIIVLPPKSRKPLGRPRRKRIRSRGEPKVQIKCGRCAQQGHNRKTCRNEPIPKL is encoded by the exons ATGGCAATCATTTcagacaggcataaaagcatagAAAATGCTATAGACCATGTATACCCAAAAGCTTTCCATGGAGCATGCATATTCCACCTGTTAAACAACATCAAAGTCAATTTTGGTGTCCATGGGGAGGACCTAAACCTAAACTTTGTCAAAGCAGCAAAGGCATACAGGGTACAATCATTTGAGCACTACATGCATGAAATAGACAAGATTGACACACGCATAAGACCGTATTTACAAAAAATTGGATATTCAACTTGGTCTAGATGCCATGCTCCAACAAGAAGATATACAATGATGACATCAAATATAGCTGAATCAATAAATGCTGCATTGAAAGCTGCAAGAACGCTGCCAATCACTACAATGATGGAGGGCCTTCGAAGTTTAGTTCAAAAATGGGTATGGAAAAATGGTAACGAAACAAACGGAACATTCACACAAGTAACAACAGATACTGAAACTGTGCTTAGAGAAAAATTTATTCGTGCCATTAAATTTCAG GTCTTCCCAGTAAACACTATACTGTACCAAGTTGTGGTTGAACAGAAAGGAAATTTTTTGGTCAACCTAATGGAGAAAACATGTGAATGCAAAAGATTCCAACAAGACGAAATACCGTGTGCACATGCAATAGCAGTATTCGCCAAAACACGGCTGAAAACATATGATTATGTTGCTGATTACTACAAAACTACAACTATGAAAGCAACATATGACTCAACTGTTCATCCATTGCCAAATGAAGGCGAATGGACACTGCCAGAGACTTTAAACATAATTGTCCTACCACCAAAATCAAGAAAACCACTAGGCCGCCCTAGAAGGAAAAGAATCAGATCTAGAGGAGAACCAAAGGTGCAAATAAAATGTGGAAGATGCGCACAGCAAGGGCATAATAGAAAAACATGCAGGAATGAACCAATCCCAAAGCTGTGA
- the LOC133817180 gene encoding uncharacterized protein LOC133817180 yields MVGDDDEVPVAIEKREHKPSTHVKSPFVTEFGSSDVKETVKRKGVEVMIVRGLLPFENEIGQNVSKNDCLDYISWIEDKMNFKNKKKKFSDVNNIINPPMDYSFVKISEKMWFYKLQTCGEELMDTVSNQVLVIMFI; encoded by the exons ATggttggtgatgatgatgaggtTCCTGTTGCTATTGAAAAGAGGGAGCATAAACCTAGTACTCATGTCAAGTCTCCTTTTGTTACTGAGTTTGGTTCTTCTGATGTTAAAGAAACTGTGAAGAGGAAGGGAGTGGAAGTGATGATTGTTAGAGGATTGCTTCCATTTGAAAATGAAATAGGGCAGAATGTTTCAAAGAATGATTGCCTGGATTATATTTCTTGGATTGAGGATAAAATGAATTTTAAGaataa GAAGAAGAAATTTTCTGATGTCAATAACATTATCAATCCCCCAATGGATTATTCATTTGTTAAAATTTCTGAGAAAATGTGGTTTTACAAGCTTCAAACTTGTGGGGAGGAGCTTATGGACACTGTAAGTAACCAGGTTCTTGTTATAATGTTTATTTAG